A single region of the Amphiura filiformis chromosome 7, Afil_fr2py, whole genome shotgun sequence genome encodes:
- the LOC140156585 gene encoding X-linked retinitis pigmentosa GTPase regulator-like, producing MATDDADIPDSGAVFTFGKSRFADNTANKFWIRNDKVIQVSCGDDHTSFVTASGRLYTFGSNEWGQLGLGHTKSSNKPSSVKALKQNGVVLVGCGRLHTVVCTKAGQLYAFGAGGEGQLGAGDTQGAESPVMIGSLDATKYKDISCGTDHTAVLTVEGNLFMFGSGSDGQLGLGSTTETEIPRELTLGIAVTHVSCGYYHTALVTEDGKLYTFGENELGKLGLGDDRADISTNTPQHVDSIEEPVMCVSCGNSHTAAITESGKVYTFGDGSHGQLGQGPSLLQLNTPQRVSRLSKRKCRAVSCGEGHTAVITDKGSLYTFGDGRHGKLGQGEESFCNLFTPTRVTRFKGFFIEQVSCGGCHMIVRARRRDTSNGEASEESDSEETDPLKLSSGLQARLQSSIADVDNKLDNSLDLNASLGGTARGRRRQKESSQLPPLARTLPPLGGSSPRSNLPSLSATTKTSTNPLNQGLLPNIKYEQEEHIKRRHEEQVRRTNAEEEKENRNTEESEEESVDDDNTSALDPFATTHFSKSGARQDMEPLVTAMHKVKRKKNKANGSIHREGGDATVQITKSAPKTNGKPPSKEEDEDDSDEEDEDDDDEESEDESEDEDAMEKKRQEIKQKSLLEKGKVQKAADRQHNDTDGTSQKSSNRPVPAVRSSKTTNKKTEEEEEDDDEDEDEDDDEDEDDSDEETDKKAINVAAKGTKSDSKPGKTEKAESKPTMSSKKGENDDDDDDDDDDDDDDDDDDDDEDDDEDEDEENETDEKEKDKKNNNKNGKKEEKEDTKAKSNSKNDEQSPEDEVKPWQFWKKKKPVEPDEGSKASTSSGDQSKSKACTIL from the exons CTCTGAAGCAGAATGGTGTTGTACTTGTTGGATGTGGCAGACTTCACACAGTAGTATGCACAAAGGCTGGTCAACTGTATGCATTTGGGGCAGGAGGAGAGGGTCAATTAGGAGCAGGTGACACCCAAGGGGCTGAGTCACCTGTTATGATTGGTTCTCTggatgcaacaaagtataaagaTATATCCTGTGGCACAGATCACACAGCAGTATTAACAG TTGAAGGCAATCTGTTTATGTTTGGCAGTGGCTCAGATGGTCAGCTGGGATTAGGCAGTACGACAGAGACTGAAATACCAAGGGAATTAACACTTGGTATAGCAGTCACACATGTATCATGTGGATATTATCATACAGCTCTTGTTACTG AGGATGGGAAACTGTACACATTTGGGGAGAATGAGTTGGGCAAATTGGGTTTAGGAGATGATAGAGCAGATATCAGTACTAATACACCTCAACATGTAGATAGCATTGAAGAACCTGTTATGTGTGTGTCCTGTGGTAATAGTCATACGGCAGCTATTACTG AGAGTGGTAAGGTATACACCTTTGGTGATGGCAGTCACGGTCAGTTAGGACAAGGGCCGTCATTACTACAACTGAACACACCACAGAGAGTGAGCAGATTGAGTAAAAGAAAATGTAGGGCTGTATCGTGTGGTGAGGGTCATACAGCAGTCATTACAG ATAAAGGCTCATTATATACCTTTGGTGATGGTAGGCATGGCAAACTGGGACAAGGAGAAGAAAGTTTTTGTAATCTTTTCACACCAACCAGGGTGACTAGATTCAAAGGATTCTTTATTGAGCAG GTGTCATGTGGTGGCTGTCACATGATAGTAAGAGCAAGACGGAGAGATACGTCCAACGGAGAAGCATCAGAAGAATCCGATAGCGAAGAAACAGATCCACTGAAACTCTCAAGTGGATTACAAGCTAGGCTACAATCATCAATAGCAGATGTAGACAATAAATTAGATAACTCATTAGACCTAAATGCATCTCTAGGTGGTACAGCAAGGGGTAGGAGAAGGCAAAAAGAG AGCTCCCAGTTACCACCATTAGCAAGGACACTACCCCCTCTAGGTGGCTCATCACCACGCTCAAATCTTCCCAGTTTATCTGCCACGACAAAAACATCTACCAATCCACTCAATCAGGGATTACTACCAAACATCAAATATGAACAAG AAGAACATATCAAGAGAAGGCATGAAGAACAAGTGAGGAGAACAAATGCAGAGGAAGAAAAAGAGAATAGAAACACTGAGGAGAGTGAAGAGGAGAGTGTCGATGATGACAATACTTCCGCATTGGATCCATTTGCCACT ACTCATTTCTCAAAGAGTGGTGCCAGGCAAGACATGGAGCCTCTAGTCACAGCTATGCATAAAGTTAAAAGGAAAAAG AATAAAGCCAATGGAAGCATTCACAGGGAAGGAGGGGATGCTACTGTACAG ATCACCAAAAGTGCACCAAAAACCAACGGCAAGCCTCCAAgtaaagaagaagatgaagatgatagtgatgaagaagatgaggatgatgatgatgaggaaagCGAGGATGAAAGTGAAGATGAGGATGCGATGGAGAAGAAAAGGCAGGAAATTAAACAGAAATCACTACTTG AGAAAGGAAAAGTGCAAAAGGCAGCTGACAGGCAACACAATGATACAGATGGTACATCACAGAAGTCTTCAAATCGCCCTGTACCTGCTGTAAGGTCCTCCAAAACTACCAATAAGAAgacagaagaagaggaggaggatgatgatgaagatgaggatgaagatgatgatgaagacgaagATGACAGCGATGAAGAAACTG ATAAAAAAGCAATAAATGTAGCTGCAAAGGGGACCAAATCAGACAGCAAACCAGGGAAAACAGAAAAAGCTGAGAGCAAACCTACTATGTCTTCCAAGAAAGGagagaatgatgatgatgatgacgatgatgatgatgatgatgacgatgatgatgatgacgacgacgacgaagatGACGATGAGGATGAAGATGAGGAGAATGAAACAGATGAGAAGGAAAaggacaaaaaaaataataacaaaaatgggaAGAAGGAGGAGAAAGAAGATACGAAAGCAAAGAGCAATTCCAAGAATGATGAGCAATCACCAGAAGATGAAGTCAAG CCATGGCAATTTTGGAAAAAGAAGAAACCAGTTGAACCAGATGAAGGCTCCAAAGCATCAACATCCAGTGGAGACCAAAGCAAATCTAAAGCATGTACTATTTTATAG